A genomic region of Peptoniphilus sp. ING2-D1G contains the following coding sequences:
- a CDS encoding metallo-beta-lactamase domain protein (Apart from the beta-lactamases a number of other proteins contain this domain. These proteins include thiolesterases, members of the glyoxalase II family, that catalyse the hydrolysis of S-D-lactoyl-glutathione to form glutathione and D-lactic acid and a competence protein that is essential for natural transformation in Neisseria gonorrhoeae and could be a transporter involved in DNA uptake. Except for the competence protein these proteins bind two zinc ions per molecule as cofactor; High confidence in function and specificity), giving the protein MEQKGGLSMKLIYFFDHYIKPHFLRGTKCIHPENTGWISAELGCIRQWDVNIWLYSKNGTTIAFDSGHLNYSGIDREFAEISLDPDRVKAVFLTHADVDHAGGVDPSGRIIFPKASVYLGEKEEVYVTGKQHRFYRLGLKIKNCVRLQKGYQLLKDGEKQNIDGISVEVIHIPGHTLGHCCYLVDEKILITGDCLALNKEGGYGFFEFFNQDSTLNKKSLHKLKSFAEERRVEMICTGHNGYTKNIREAFNHIDEVAICSRRKAFDESAPYDVFKE; this is encoded by the coding sequence ATGGAACAAAAGGGAGGTTTATCGATGAAGCTCATTTATTTTTTTGACCATTATATCAAACCCCATTTTCTTCGAGGAACAAAATGCATACATCCTGAGAATACCGGTTGGATTAGCGCCGAGCTTGGCTGTATACGCCAGTGGGATGTAAATATCTGGCTTTATAGCAAAAATGGTACTACAATCGCCTTTGATTCCGGCCATCTCAATTATTCCGGAATCGACAGGGAGTTTGCTGAGATTTCTCTTGATCCTGACAGGGTTAAAGCGGTTTTTCTCACCCATGCAGATGTGGACCATGCAGGAGGGGTGGATCCCTCCGGGCGTATCATCTTCCCGAAGGCTTCTGTATATTTAGGTGAAAAAGAAGAGGTCTATGTGACGGGAAAACAACATCGCTTTTATCGTTTGGGACTCAAAATAAAAAACTGCGTTCGTTTACAAAAGGGATATCAACTCCTAAAGGATGGAGAAAAGCAAAACATAGATGGAATATCCGTTGAGGTCATTCATATTCCCGGCCATACCCTGGGGCATTGCTGCTATCTGGTCGATGAGAAAATACTAATCACGGGAGACTGCCTGGCCTTGAATAAGGAAGGTGGTTATGGTTTCTTTGAGTTTTTTAATCAGGACTCTACCCTAAATAAGAAGTCGCTGCATAAACTCAAGTCTTTTGCAGAGGAGAGAAGGGTTGAGATGATCTGCACAGGTCACAATGGTTATACAAAAAATATCCGCGAAGCTTTCAACCACATTGATGAGGTTGCAATTTGCAGCAGAAGAAAAGCTTTTGATGAAAGTGCTCCCTATGACGTTTTCAAGGAATAG
- a CDS encoding hypothetical protein (High confidence in function and specificity): protein MYELEILEPYFDIYDFADQYRGKEIDTDSMEIIKPALDFFRELPIPKSFADHIETICMDGGNDVYMNIIPLWDGEDGSFDLNEITLSELKQFPKLKKAIVMSSNFDKIKEVFDTANIEAELL, encoded by the coding sequence ATGTATGAGTTAGAGATTTTAGAACCATATTTTGATATATATGACTTTGCTGATCAGTACAGGGGAAAAGAAATTGACACAGATAGTATGGAAATAATAAAACCTGCTTTGGATTTTTTTAGAGAATTACCCATACCGAAGAGTTTTGCAGACCACATAGAGACAATATGTATGGATGGTGGCAATGATGTGTATATGAACATCATTCCATTGTGGGATGGAGAAGATGGTAGTTTTGACTTGAATGAAATAACCTTGTCAGAATTGAAACAATTTCCAAAGCTTAAGAAAGCAATTGTTATGAGCAGTAATTTTGATAAAATAAAAGAAGTATTTGATACTGCAAACATTGAAGCGGAGTTACTTTAA
- the hcp gene encoding Hydroxylamine reductase (Hybrid cluster proteins (HCP, or Prismane) have been identified in bacteria, archaea and eukaryotic protozoa. No specific function has yet been assigned to these proteins, but it may involve oxidoreductase enzymatic activity. These proteins contain one 4Fe-4S cluster, and one hybrid 4Fe-2O-2S cluster, the latter being; High confidence in function and specificity) — MSMFCYQCQETAKGTGCMVRGVCGKTEEVAKLQDLLIYTLKGISEIVVKGRIDKEKLNEVDYQLLNSLFMTITNANFDDDSIENQIRKMLVIRDDLRKDTDVNNLHDAAIFVVTSKESMLEKASSIGVLATEDEDIRSLREMITYGLKGMAAYTEHAWNIGKKDVEILAFMYEALSATLDNSLTVEELVNLTLKTGEFGVRAMSLLDEANTSKYGHPEITKVDIGVRNNPAILISGHDLTDLEQLLEQTQNTGVDVYTHSEMLPAHYYPYFKQYKHFAGNYGNAWWKQLEEFKSFNGPILFTTNCIVPPKSEEIRSRIFTTGSSGYPGCVHILPDQDGRKDFSEIIALAKRLPAPQEIESGSIVGGFAHNQVIALEEEVVEAVKTGAIKKFFVMAGCDGRMKSRSYYTEFAEKLPKDTVILTAGCAKYRYNKLNLGDINGIPRVLDAGQCNDSYSLAVIALKLKEIFEVDDINNLPICFNIAWYEQKAVIVLLALLYLGIKNIHLGPTLPVFLSENVTKVLVDKFGISGIGEVDEDIQMFINM; from the coding sequence ATGAGTATGTTTTGTTACCAATGCCAAGAAACTGCCAAAGGAACAGGTTGTATGGTACGAGGTGTATGCGGTAAAACTGAAGAGGTTGCAAAGCTTCAGGATTTATTAATATATACGCTGAAGGGAATTTCCGAAATAGTAGTAAAAGGAAGAATTGATAAAGAAAAGTTGAATGAGGTGGATTATCAGTTACTCAACAGTTTATTTATGACAATTACAAATGCCAACTTCGATGATGATTCGATAGAAAATCAAATCAGAAAGATGCTGGTAATTCGTGATGATTTGAGAAAAGACACTGATGTTAATAACTTGCACGATGCGGCGATATTTGTGGTAACTTCAAAAGAAAGCATGTTGGAAAAAGCCTCCTCCATCGGAGTGCTTGCAACAGAGGATGAAGATATAAGATCGCTTAGAGAAATGATAACCTACGGCTTAAAGGGAATGGCGGCATATACAGAGCACGCTTGGAACATTGGCAAAAAAGATGTCGAAATACTTGCGTTTATGTATGAAGCATTATCAGCAACGTTGGATAATTCTCTTACTGTCGAGGAGCTCGTGAATCTAACACTGAAGACCGGTGAATTCGGAGTAAGAGCAATGTCTTTGCTGGATGAAGCCAACACGAGTAAATACGGACATCCTGAAATTACAAAAGTCGATATCGGAGTAAGAAATAACCCTGCAATACTGATATCCGGTCATGATTTAACGGATTTGGAGCAATTGCTTGAACAAACTCAGAATACGGGAGTGGACGTATATACCCATAGTGAAATGCTGCCTGCCCACTACTATCCGTATTTTAAGCAATACAAACATTTTGCGGGGAATTACGGCAATGCATGGTGGAAACAGTTAGAAGAATTCAAATCATTTAACGGACCGATTTTATTTACGACAAACTGCATTGTTCCGCCCAAGAGCGAAGAAATACGCAGTCGAATTTTTACTACCGGTTCTTCCGGTTATCCGGGCTGTGTACACATTCTACCTGACCAAGACGGTAGAAAAGATTTTTCCGAAATCATTGCGCTTGCCAAGAGACTTCCTGCGCCGCAAGAAATAGAATCGGGCAGCATTGTTGGAGGATTTGCTCATAATCAAGTAATCGCATTGGAGGAAGAGGTAGTAGAAGCGGTAAAAACAGGGGCTATCAAGAAATTCTTCGTCATGGCGGGATGTGACGGAAGAATGAAGTCAAGAAGCTATTATACAGAGTTTGCTGAAAAATTACCGAAAGATACCGTTATCCTAACGGCAGGATGTGCAAAATATCGTTATAATAAGCTGAATTTAGGCGATATTAATGGAATTCCGAGGGTTTTAGATGCGGGACAATGTAATGATTCCTATTCCTTGGCAGTTATTGCATTAAAACTTAAAGAAATTTTTGAAGTAGATGATATCAATAATCTGCCAATATGTTTTAATATCGCATGGTACGAGCAAAAAGCGGTGATCGTTTTGCTGGCGCTTCTGTATTTAGGTATTAAAAATATTCATTTAGGACCGACACTGCCGGTTTTTTTATCTGAAAATGTCACTAAAGTACTTGTGGATAAGTTTGGTATATCCGGTATTGGCGAAGTAGATGAGGATATACAAATGTTTATAAATATGTAA
- a CDS encoding Hypothetical protein (Family membership), with amino-acid sequence MIEQIYELSTRDEKVIEKIIQDENIHYNHMILRKNDDLPEHYSNSTVYMTVVRGMLSIGLNDQIVRQYDRGTLLKIPKNTKMNVKNLSDNVLELIVVKSPAPSK; translated from the coding sequence ATGATTGAACAAATTTATGAACTGTCGACAAGAGATGAAAAAGTGATTGAAAAAATAATTCAGGACGAAAATATTCATTATAACCATATGATTCTTAGGAAGAATGACGATCTTCCGGAACATTATTCAAATTCCACTGTGTATATGACAGTGGTAAGGGGGATGTTATCTATCGGACTAAATGACCAAATTGTTCGTCAATACGATAGAGGAACTCTTTTAAAGATACCAAAAAATACAAAAATGAATGTAAAAAATTTATCTGATAATGTGCTGGAACTAATCGTTGTAAAATCGCCGGCACCTTCTAAATAG
- a CDS encoding hypothetical protein (High confidence in function and specificity) has protein sequence MNYLFLSKTELFLGITEDEIKAMLICLKADEKSYKNKEVIYRVGDYVKKIGLVEEGSVNIIDYDYWGNKSIIGHTKKGDIFALSYATIPGKQLHSDVVANENCTILFLNIENLLTVCSENCPYHTKVIHNLFKLSANKLLSVHQRMKHISAKTIRHKLISYLSEQSRLHCSSHFTITFNRQQLSEYLGVDRSALSNELSKMQRDGIIKYEKNEFILKNI, from the coding sequence ATGAATTATTTATTTTTATCAAAAACTGAACTTTTTTTGGGAATCACGGAAGATGAGATAAAGGCAATGTTGATATGTCTTAAGGCTGATGAAAAAAGTTATAAAAATAAAGAAGTTATATACAGAGTAGGCGATTATGTAAAAAAAATAGGTCTTGTCGAAGAGGGTAGTGTAAATATTATTGATTACGATTATTGGGGAAATAAATCAATTATTGGACATACTAAAAAAGGAGATATCTTCGCTTTGTCCTATGCCACAATTCCCGGCAAGCAATTACATAGCGATGTCGTTGCAAATGAAAACTGTACAATTTTATTTTTAAATATTGAGAACCTTCTTACAGTCTGTTCCGAAAATTGCCCTTACCATACCAAAGTAATTCATAATTTGTTCAAGTTGTCCGCAAACAAATTATTAAGTGTACACCAAAGAATGAAACATATTTCCGCAAAGACAATACGCCATAAATTAATCTCTTATCTGTCTGAACAATCTCGCCTTCACTGTAGTTCACATTTTACTATTACATTTAACAGGCAACAACTTTCAGAGTATTTAGGTGTGGATCGTAGCGCATTATCAAATGAGTTGTCAAAAATGCAAAGAGATGGAATTATTAAATATGAAAAAAACGAGTTTATATTAAAAAATATATAA
- a CDS encoding hypothetical protein (High confidence in function and specificity), translating into MSGLEALRWAQKYPEEVEAIIGLDMAVPDYYDEMNISISVLKLGQCGAALGLTRWVPSLAESDAIQFGTLSDKEKDIYRAVFYQRTATATMINEAEKVKENANVVKENGIPKVPMLLFLSNGSGGTGFTKEKWRSIPKEFFSEYAEVSFIELDCPHYVHDYEYEKISKEIRNFINGKYYIQ; encoded by the coding sequence ATGTCAGGATTAGAGGCTTTACGCTGGGCTCAGAAGTATCCGGAAGAAGTTGAAGCTATAATTGGTTTGGATATGGCAGTACCGGATTATTATGACGAAATGAATATCAGTATTTCCGTATTAAAATTAGGACAATGTGGTGCTGCATTAGGCCTTACAAGATGGGTACCAAGCCTTGCAGAAAGCGATGCAATTCAATTTGGAACACTTTCTGATAAGGAAAAAGATATCTACAGGGCAGTATTTTATCAAAGAACTGCAACTGCGACGATGATAAATGAGGCTGAAAAAGTAAAAGAAAATGCGAATGTTGTAAAAGAAAATGGAATTCCTAAAGTACCTATGTTATTGTTTCTTTCCAATGGATCAGGTGGAACGGGATTTACAAAGGAAAAGTGGAGAAGCATTCCCAAAGAATTTTTTTCAGAATATGCTGAGGTCAGCTTTATTGAATTAGACTGTCCTCACTATGTCCACGATTACGAATATGAAAAAATAAGCAAAGAAATCAGAAACTTCATTAATGGAAAATATTATATACAATGA
- a CDS encoding Hypothetical protein (Family membership) produces MLTPLGELVEVNGHNMSIYTEGDGNKTLVFMSGGGTCSPILDFKSLYSLLRDEYRIIVVEKFGYGFSDVVGESRNIDAILKESRMALDKAGVKGP; encoded by the coding sequence TTGTTAACCCCTTTAGGTGAACTTGTAGAAGTGAATGGTCACAATATGAGCATATATACAGAGGGAGATGGGAACAAAACCCTTGTATTTATGTCAGGAGGAGGAACTTGCTCTCCGATTTTAGATTTTAAATCTTTGTATTCATTACTAAGGGACGAATATAGAATTATAGTGGTGGAAAAATTCGGCTATGGTTTTAGTGATGTTGTGGGTGAAAGCAGAAATATCGATGCAATCTTAAAGGAATCAAGAATGGCCCTTGATAAAGCAGGAGTAAAAGGCCCTTAA
- a CDS encoding Hypothetical protein (Family membership) — translation MEKFFDTVNQSRLIEIISDTVKDSGVVSLIDKYLKAGVVVEQKFDKTYLGVPRGAAVTTAEQYHAEQARHRTRVERAPVCAVR, via the coding sequence TTGGAAAAGTTCTTTGACACAGTGAACCAGAGTAGACTGATAGAGATAATCAGCGATACAGTGAAAGACAGCGGAGTGGTATCCCTAATCGATAAGTATCTGAAAGCAGGTGTGGTGGTGGAACAGAAGTTTGATAAAACGTATCTGGGAGTGCCCAGGGGGGCCGCTGTCACTACTGCTGAGCAATATCATGCTGAACAGGCTAGACACCGAACTCGAGTAGAGAGGGCTCCGGTTTGTGCAGTACGCTGA
- a CDS encoding group II intron reverse transcriptase/maturase (Members of this protein family are multifunctional proteins encoded in most examples of bacterial group II introns. These group II introns are mobile selfish genetic elements, often with multiple highly identical copies per genome. Member proteins have an N-terminal reverse transcriptase (RNA-directed DNA polymerase) domain (pfam00078) followed by an RNA-binding maturase domain (pfam08388). Some members of this family may have an additional C-terminal DNA endonuclease domain that this model does not cover. A region of the group II intron ribozyme structure should be detectable nearby on the genome by Rfam model RF00029. [Mobile and extrachromosomal element functions, Other]; Family membership), with amino-acid sequence MDASMLILGGKLRNAILNGRYKPHPVRSVEIPKDDGSKRKLGIPTVVDRMVQQAMVNKLTPLFEPQFSENSFGYRPGRSAYGAIKRCKEYLDNGYK; translated from the coding sequence ATGGATGCGTCCATGCTGATACTTGGCGGAAAACTTAGAAATGCTATTCTGAACGGCAGGTATAAACCTCACCCTGTAAGAAGTGTGGAAATTCCCAAAGACGATGGTTCCAAGCGCAAGCTGGGGATTCCGACCGTTGTGGACAGGATGGTTCAGCAGGCGATGGTCAACAAGTTGACACCGCTGTTTGAACCGCAGTTCTCCGAAAACAGTTTTGGATACAGACCTGGGAGAAGTGCATACGGAGCAATAAAACGCTGTAAGGAATATCTGGACAACGGCTACAAATGA
- a CDS encoding Hypothetical protein (Family membership) — MKFYIQRKDKICGDKGFKNYNYIVKYKNEKGRKRGRFILVIRRFLVFLMAMMLTVGSISSSVVALAMEVETGVVNEATQTQLSENISVSSEAVVTQELAEEVIFESKDEKEKNEKELEVESIAEEMPMNSIVATSTNSTSYKSQFDKNNSVDNAIATEDAKFMLSFDVNRPGANHDGITRAYDDGWWVWGSPIHDENWNLKSFSVDVKLHIAGQENPLLGEMSLTVNSDPNAMPWEKYKWQGNVRFDGIGIPADSVEVQYYTNDDDSLVKPHLLAYDLFLRKEADKVVLSVPKLENTVIAYIEGDTSYKDVMLVNNLKTEEIKNVIYLNGTAGNDNLDGASPETAVRSFEKAKEIAAANPKITEIIVIGTTAVEGEINLDGTQAKLVRGEGFNDYLLKVNANKTATLSNIVIDGNSEINPDTKASLIRLESGSTMNITEGTVLRNNKLKSVYDNITNGGAIYARSATINMTGGTIEENLANNGGGIYLNGSTMNFTGGIVQNNTAQLGRDLGGIKTSGGGITVDNRSTLNMSGESSIKGNHSDAVGGGISVGSREWGPTNILNMDGGIIESNTSGGPGGGIFIQAKYFTGGASKAYITSGQILNNQMLGGSNTDDAFGGGGIYVNGANQNYGVNGGNGELYIKNLIMTDNTSKWEGGGYAACPISKTTIYVTDGTAIYGNTSEKNKGNELYILASQAFGLHSGYPEYELSRRMLGGILYNWKYDDGTLLPDELYIGKLEKAYEELSLNTDLKGNDLTAELGKVIISGNSSMTRGGGIGSNGTVVFGTNDELVDISVTKTWEDNNNESEQRPSSVTVHLIVVWNDKEYVIDTDILSEENGWETTFNYLSKFQDGIQIKYIVKEVSVDGYQTAITGDVDTGFNVINSYKPTEPEPEPEPEPEPEPEPEPEPEPEPEPEPEPEPEPEPEPEPEPEPEPEPEPEPEPEPEPEPEPEPEPEPEPEPELEPTEPTEPTEPTEPTEPTEPTEPTKTDRIPIPKTGEERKSYLILLAVSMLCVGVGLITAKRKKQ, encoded by the coding sequence ATGAAGTTTTATATCCAAAGGAAGGATAAGATTTGTGGAGATAAAGGTTTTAAAAATTACAATTATATAGTAAAATATAAAAATGAGAAAGGACGAAAAAGGGGGAGGTTTATTTTAGTGATAAGAAGATTTTTGGTGTTTTTAATGGCGATGATGTTGACTGTAGGTAGCATCTCTTCGTCGGTTGTAGCATTAGCTATGGAGGTAGAAACCGGAGTAGTAAATGAGGCTACTCAAACGCAATTATCCGAGAATATAAGTGTATCGTCAGAGGCAGTTGTTACACAAGAGCTAGCAGAGGAAGTAATCTTTGAATCAAAAGATGAAAAGGAAAAAAATGAGAAGGAACTAGAGGTGGAAAGTATAGCGGAAGAGATGCCTATGAATTCCATAGTGGCTACAAGTACAAACTCTACTTCATACAAGTCGCAATTTGATAAAAATAATAGTGTTGATAATGCCATTGCAACAGAAGATGCTAAATTTATGCTAAGTTTTGACGTCAATAGACCTGGCGCTAATCATGATGGCATAACCAGAGCCTATGATGATGGTTGGTGGGTCTGGGGGAGTCCTATTCACGACGAAAACTGGAACCTAAAGAGTTTCTCTGTTGATGTTAAACTGCACATTGCTGGGCAAGAAAACCCTCTACTTGGGGAAATGTCTTTAACTGTTAATTCAGACCCGAACGCCATGCCTTGGGAAAAATATAAATGGCAGGGAAATGTGCGCTTTGATGGCATCGGAATTCCTGCTGATTCGGTAGAAGTTCAGTATTATACCAATGATGACGACAGTTTAGTTAAACCACATTTACTGGCATATGATCTCTTCTTGAGAAAGGAAGCAGACAAAGTCGTATTGAGTGTTCCCAAACTGGAAAACACAGTAATTGCATATATCGAAGGTGATACCTCATATAAAGATGTAATGTTGGTTAATAATCTAAAAACGGAAGAAATCAAGAATGTTATATATTTAAATGGTACTGCTGGAAATGATAACTTAGATGGAGCCAGTCCGGAAACAGCGGTTCGATCTTTTGAAAAAGCCAAAGAAATAGCTGCAGCAAACCCGAAAATTACGGAAATTATTGTTATAGGAACAACTGCAGTTGAGGGTGAAATTAATCTCGACGGAACTCAGGCAAAACTTGTGAGAGGTGAGGGATTTAATGATTACTTGTTAAAAGTAAATGCTAATAAAACAGCTACTCTATCTAATATTGTTATCGATGGTAACTCTGAAATAAACCCAGATACAAAAGCGTCATTAATACGTTTAGAGAGTGGTTCAACCATGAATATTACAGAGGGGACAGTCTTAAGAAATAACAAACTTAAAAGTGTTTATGATAATATTACCAACGGTGGGGCCATATACGCTCGATCAGCTACGATTAATATGACTGGTGGCACAATTGAAGAAAACCTTGCAAATAATGGGGGTGGGATTTATCTAAATGGTTCTACCATGAATTTCACAGGAGGAATAGTTCAGAATAATACTGCCCAACTTGGTAGAGATCTTGGTGGCATAAAAACATCAGGTGGTGGAATAACTGTAGATAATAGATCGACCTTAAATATGTCCGGTGAATCAAGTATCAAAGGGAATCACTCCGATGCAGTTGGAGGAGGCATTAGTGTAGGATCAAGAGAATGGGGTCCTACCAATATTTTAAATATGGATGGCGGAATTATAGAGTCTAATACATCAGGAGGACCCGGCGGAGGTATTTTTATACAGGCAAAATACTTCACCGGTGGAGCTTCGAAGGCTTATATAACTAGCGGTCAGATTCTAAACAATCAAATGCTTGGTGGAAGTAACACAGATGATGCATTTGGAGGTGGAGGTATCTATGTAAATGGTGCAAACCAAAATTATGGTGTTAATGGAGGAAACGGAGAACTCTACATCAAAAATCTAATTATGACTGACAATACGTCTAAATGGGAAGGTGGCGGTTATGCAGCTTGCCCAATTAGTAAAACGACGATCTACGTTACTGATGGAACTGCTATTTATGGGAATACTTCGGAGAAAAACAAGGGTAATGAGCTCTATATACTTGCCAGTCAAGCGTTTGGTTTACACTCGGGGTATCCAGAGTACGAGCTATCTCGAAGAATGCTAGGTGGAATCCTTTATAATTGGAAATATGACGATGGTACATTGCTACCAGATGAATTATATATAGGTAAGTTAGAAAAAGCATATGAAGAGCTTAGTTTAAATACAGATTTAAAAGGAAATGACCTAACAGCAGAGCTTGGAAAGGTCATTATTAGTGGGAATAGTTCAATGACTAGAGGTGGCGGAATCGGTTCAAATGGTACGGTTGTGTTTGGGACGAATGATGAACTCGTAGATATTTCTGTTACCAAGACATGGGAAGATAACAACAATGAGTCTGAACAGCGTCCATCATCAGTAACGGTGCATTTAATTGTTGTTTGGAATGACAAAGAGTATGTTATAGATACTGATATATTAAGTGAAGAAAACGGTTGGGAAACGACGTTTAATTATCTATCAAAATTCCAAGATGGCATTCAAATCAAATATATAGTCAAGGAAGTGAGTGTTGATGGTTATCAGACAGCAATTACTGGTGATGTCGATACTGGCTTCAATGTAATCAATTCTTATAAACCAACAGAGCCAGAGCCAGAGCCAGAGCCAGAACCAGAACCAGAGCCAGAACCAGAGCCAGAGCCAGAACCAGAGCCAGAACCAGAACCAGAGCCAGAACCAGAACCAGAGCCAGAACCAGAACCAGAACCAGAGCCAGAGCCAGAACCAGAACCAGAACCAGAGCCAGAGCCAGAGCCAGAACCAGAACCAGAGCCAGAGCCAGAGCCAGAACCAGAGCCAGAACTAGAGCCGACAGAGCCAACAGAGCCAACAGAGCCAACAGAGCCGACAGAGCCAACAGAGCCGACAGAGCCGACAAAGACCGATCGAATACCGATACCGAAGACTGGCGAAGAAAGAAAAAGTTATTTGATTTTACTCGCTGTATCTATGTTATGTGTAGGGGTTGGACTTATTACGGCAAAGAGGAAAAAGCAATAA